caaagatgtgaaggtcaggtgaattggccatgctaaattgcccgtagtgttaggtaaggggtagatgtaggggtatgggtaggttgcgcttcggcggggctgtgtggacttgttgggccgaagggcctgtttccacactgtaagtaatctaatctaatctaatcaaattccaCTTTATACCAcaataaccctgcatttactaggctaacccacctaacatccctgaacgctatgaaTAATTTAGcatgagttgagagtgtgttgctggaaaagcacaccaggcagcatctaaggagcaggaaaatcgacgtttcaggccagagccctttatcaggaatgagtctGGGAGTCTCGGGGTGGAGAAATAATTtggaggggggtgggagtggggaaaaggtagctgagagtgcattaGGTGAATGGAGATGGGGGTAAAGGCAATAGGTCggagaagaaggtggagtggataggtgggaaagaagattgacaggtgggataggtcatgagggcagagctgagctggaaggttggatagGGGGTAATgttgggaaatgaggaaactggtgaagtccacattgatgccctggggttggagggtcccgaggaaGAAGAAAggtccaggcatcgggtggtgatggaggaggcccaggacttgcatgtccttggcagagtgggagggggagttgaaatgttcagccacggggtggttaggttggttggtgcaggtgtcccagagatgttctctaaagcgctgtgcgagaaggcgtccagtctccccgatgtagaggagactgcatcgggaccaacggatacaataaatgacgtgtggaagtgcagatgaaactttgatggatgtggaaggctcctttggggggACGGAGGTAAGGGtgcaggtgtgggcgcaggttttgcaattcctgcagtggtaggggaaggtaccaggatgggagggtgggttgttgggggggggtggatCTGGCCAAGTGGTCGAGGAGTGAACAGTTTTTGCggaaaggggtgtggagggaaatatatctctggtggtggggtccatgtgtaggtggaggatgatgcgatttatgcggagattggtggggtggaaggtgaggtccAGGGGAGTTCTgaccttgttgcagttggaggggtgagtTTCAagtgcagaggtgcgggatgtggatgagatgtgttggagagcatctttaaccTCGTGGGAGGAGAAATTTCAGTCTTtagagaaggaggccatctggtgtgttctgtggtggaactggtcctcctgggagcagatacggcagaggtggcGGAATTAGGATTACGgtatagcatttttgcaggaagtagggtgggaagtggtgtaatccaggtagttgtgggagtcggtgggtttgtaaaaaatgtcagtgttgagtcggtccttgtggatggagatggagaggtccaggaaggggagggaggtgtcagagatggtccaggtaaatttaaggtcagggtggaatgtgttggtgaagttgatgaactgctcaacttcctcgtgggagcacgaggtggcgccaatgcagggAGGAAGCGGTGGGAAAAGGTGACAGTGTAACTCTGgatgatggactgttctacatagccgacaaagagacaggcatagcggGGGCTCATGTGGGTCCCttggctacccctttcatctggaggaagtgggaggattcgaaggagaaattgttaagaatTGTTaagaggaccagttcagccaaacgaatgagagtgtcagtggaagagtgCTGGTGGGtacgtctggagaggaagaaacggaaggTTTGggggccctggtcatggtggatggaggtgtagagggactggatgtccacggtgaagatgaggcgttgggggccggggaaacgcaAGTCTTGGcagagtaatttagcatggccaatccacctaaccagcacatctttagactgggaagaaaccagagcacctggaggaaatccacacagacatgggtagaacatgcaaacttcacacaggtgcccgaaggtggaattgaatccaggtccctggtgctgtgaggcagcggtgctaatcactgaaccactgtgttgcccctgtatcccatgcttttgttggaggcaagggaggagatttcagaggtTTTGATATTAATATTAACATTCTATCTGGTCAGTGGAGATGTGACAGAGGACAGCTAATAAGGCAGTATTATTCAAGAAGAGTGGTAGAGATAAACCAGGAAACTGCATGCTAATGAGTCTATCAGTAGTAGGGAagctattggaaaagattctgagggatagagtTAATCTCCACTTGGAGAGGCACTTATTAATCAAGGAtggtcaatatggttttgtctTGGGAAATTCACGGTCTGACAGGTTTgaatctttgagaaggtgattagCTAAATGAGAGTAGTGCATTGGATGTCTCTTGACATGGTTTCATGTGAGAGACTTATCAAGAAGGTAAGAGCCCATGTGATTTAGAGCAATTTaccaaactggatccaaaattggctttataGCAGATGGAGATGGTCAAAGGTTGTTTTTGTGACtggtgctgggtcccttgctaTTTATAGTGTACATTGATGATCTAGGCATGAATATAGGAGatttgatcagtaagtttgcagatgtcacaaaaTTTGAAGGTGTGGCAAATAGCAAGGAGGAAAGCCCAAGATTACAGGATAATATCGATGGGCTACTGAACAATTAATTCCAAATTGTGAAATTAATCCTGAAAATTATGAGGTGACACATTTTGGGAGGACTAACAAGGCAAGGGAGTATGTACTGATTTGCAGAACCTAGGGAGTAAAGAGGATCAGAGGGCCCTTGGTGTGCTTGCACGCGGACTATTGAGGGCAACAGCACAGGTGGATAAGGTGGCTAAGAAGGCATATGCATACTTGTTTTTAAGAGTCAAGCCATAAATACAAGAGCTTGAAGACTTGGTAAAGAGATCAGGAGGCACAGATTTAAGTTAAAGTACTAGAGCTTTAGAGGGGATTTAAGGGAGAATGTTTGAATGTGCTGATGGTGAGTATCTGGAATACCTTGCCTGACAGGGCAGCAGAGGCAGGAACTGTCGGAACATTTAAGATATATTTAGATAATTACTTGAACTACCTTAGCATACAAagctatgggctaagtgctggaaaatgggattagagtagACAGGTGATTGATGACCAGCATGGACATGATTGGCCAATGGGCCTCTTTTTACATTGTAAAACTCGATGATAGTATAAACCTCCTTTGCTCTCTATCTGTAGGAGCTGGTCTCGAGAGCCTTGAGGCAGCTGCTGCTTTGTCACTACAGCCGACCAGCCTTCAGCAGGAACCTAGCTTCAGCCTTCCAGATCCTGAGCTCCCCCATTGGCAAGAAGAAGAAAGCTGGCCTGAAGGGTAGAACCTACACTGAGCTGCTGAGACAGATCTGTGCAGGGGCCCAGCTCTCAGCCTGCTCCCTGATCCACAAGCTGCAGTGTTGGGATCACGAAGCTGTTCCTTTTGGCGTCTTCAGACATGGGGTATTGACCTGCCTCATCTTCATGGAGTTTGTGAAGATTTCTGGCAGATTGTTTGATGTGGTGGCTGACTCTGACGAAGCTGATCAGACTGTGTGTCACGTTCTGCTTGAAGCTTTGAAAGATGCAGTTAGCATCGGAGACTCTTCCAATTCTGCCGGCTACCTGGATGCTGGCTCCAAGTTAGCTCCAGACCAGCTCGGGCTGGCCATGGAAAGAGCGGTGAGGCTACGGAAAAAAGAATCGGTCACATCGATAAGCAAGGAAGAGTTTGTCCTGCTCACTGCTCCTCTCTTCATTGAGAAAGTAAAACCCATCAGTTGACTATCAATGTACAAAAACAGGCAGTAGATGTACTGAGCACAGATGTAACCTGACTTGGTCCGTGAAGTTCCTGCTCATTTGGTGACTTGTTGTACTGTTACCTACTTAAACAAGCGATACATTGTCCAATGATGCTGACTGCACGAAGGCAAGCTTCCTCAAAACCCAACCTAGCCAATGTGCCCATTGAGACATTGATCTCTTTACATTGTGCTTCTTATACAGGAAGAATATTTTGGATTGCTGCTTGGTCTGTCTCCTCTCCCAACTCCCACCAGCCAGGGAAAGTCTGAGCCTTAATGTCAGTGCAGCAGTGTCTCCTTGTCCCAGACTTTATACTATTCGTGTCTTGACAATTTGAGGCATAAACAGACAATACCTCCAACTGTGGGGATTGTCTTCACCAACTCCCTCAGCTCAAGGCTTCAACAGGGAGTGGGAACATTGACTGGTTTTGATATTCTCCTTCTGATCATAGCAGGGCACTTCTTACTTGTTCAATTAGTGTTGAGATTGTAAACTGAGTCTGTACCACATGGAAAGTGAGCTCCTACTCCATGGTATTCTTTGTGTATTTACAAGTTATTGACCATTATTGACACCTGGTTCATTTAAGGTTTGTAATAATATTGGCATTCATATTCTAATTGGATACGGCACTAAACAGTCAAATTAAACATAACCAAATCCAGTCACCATTCTTGTAATCATTCAGCTTAATTTCCTATGCCCAGACATTGGATACCCATTCAGAGCCATAATGTGGCTGCACATTTCTTTGTGTATCCATAGTATTGGTGTTGAAATGTGGTGACATTAGATTATTTGTCTGTGCCACTGTATTGTGTGTAAACCATGCTACAGATGATGATAGTTGGCATGTTTCACCATAGAATATTGATAATGAACGTTCTCCTGTGGAAcagcctgctcctcggatgctgcctgaactgctgtgcttttccagcaccactctactccagaacaGCTTGTCTCGTCAATCTTCTACCAGAAGAATGATCTATGTTTAAAATagttgagagtggggtgctggaaaagcacagctggtcaggcagcatccgaggagcaggggatttgacgtttcaggcatgagcccttcatcaggaatgcccaaaatgtccattctcctgctcctctgatgctgcctgacgagttgtgcttttcctgcatcacattctcaactttgatctccagcatctgcagccctcactttctcctacatttaAACTAGGAAAAgttgtggccattcagcccctcaggtgtGCTTGGGCATTCTGAGGTCAGGGTTGATCTGTAACCAAACTTCATATCATCACCATTGCCGAAATCCCTTTAACATTTTGGACTATTAAAGATCTATTAATCTCAGATTTAAGATTAACAATAGATCAAGCTTTATTTGCTGTTTCCAGCAGACAGTTTGAAAATTCTATTAGCCTTTGCGTGTTTCCTAATTTTACTCCTGGACAGATTATCTTGAATATTTAAACTTTGTCCGTTGTCATGCTCTCCCCAACCACTGGAAACTTTTTTTCTTTCTATCAACCTTATCTTGATTTCTATTAAAATCAAAATCTTTAAAATTAATCTTCCTGATCCCAGGGAATACAATTCCTAGTGGAACCTCTTGTAATTTAACTCTGGGAGACAGGAATCTCTGATAAGCCTATGTTGCATTCCCTCCAATTGATTTAAAGAATTCAGTGCGTATTTTTAATCCACGACACAATGGCATAATGCAGACATTTATTTAGGATGTACACTGGCAATAGTCCTGACATCACAACACAGATGTGCTGTTAGTTTGGTGGCTATTCTGCTGTCCTGGAGAGGGAACTCAGAAATGAGGGTCcatttttttatttcaaacatTATATATATGTATAAAAAGATCAGTTATATGAGGCTACAGCGACCTGCCTTGCTGAAGATTTGCATTTAAGGTTTGTTGACACTTTCTGATCATGTTGGTGGATTTGCAGACCTTGTGGTCAATTTTGACCCTGAATTTGATTTATTTCTGTCTATCCAGCATCTCATCAAACCAGTGTTGTATACGTTCCTTTCCTGATCGCCTTGTGGATCTCCTGCGTCGTCCCTCACGCAGCTGTTGCACCCTGGAGAGTTGTGGTCctctggaatctaatctactgtTGTCCAGCATTCCTACTGGTGCCCTTGGGATTTCATTTTTTACAATTCCCTTCCTGAATGCTTGCTGAACGTTTTCAATGTTTTGTGTATTCTCTCGTATGGATTCCCCTCCCCAAGAGGCTCTGCGACTTGGCGGATGCATTGGAAGAACTGTTGATTCCATGGCCTGCTCAGGGAGTGTTTGGGCATATGAATGTAAATCATATTTGTAAAGACTGTCTGTATCATCCAGTTCCAGGCCCAGTGAAGCCAGGATGCTATCTCCAGCCCATTCCCACCAAGCCATGAATACATTAGCAACAAATATTTTCCAGCCAGGGAACAATATTGATATTAAATCCCAAAAAGCCATTCTATGTTTTCTTCATCCATCTAGCGACATGCTGTGCTCCATCATAAGTTCACTGAAGACTTAACTTGAATGAGGTGAGATTAGCCGAGTGTGAATGACTATCACTTGCTGCAGTCATAATGTTAGTGTGATGTCGTGCTATGTTAAATCATTGCAGGGGAGGACATTATGAAGCTAACACTAATATTAAAAAACTGgaggttgatttgaaaatatagGGAACAGAAAGTTTCAGAAACTCAGAGAAAATGAGAGCAGTAGCATGAGGCCACTTGTACCCAAATTCCCAACGGGGTTGGAATCCCTCCCAGTCACTAAGGTGGAGTACACAATAGGCAGGGTAAATGGAGGCAAGCAGACAATTTTACACCAGCCTTTGAAtaggttccagtctgtaaccGACTCCCAGGTGTTTGTTATTCTACATATAAACACCCTGAACCCTTCAATTAGATTGCAGTCTGTAACATACTgttgggtatctgttattctacgtATAAACTCCCTGAACCTCTTgttcagattccagtctgtaattcactCCCAGGTATTTGTTATTCCACATATAAATACTTCACTCCATGGCTTAAACACCTCTCTGGAGCGTAATATTAGATTACTATCTGTAAGTTGCTCCAGTTAGACATCGTAATGATCTTAGCTGATGGTACTACTAGACATAGCAGATCCTACAGTGAAATCTGGCCTGATAACTGATCATTTATTTTTAGTTGACGTGGTGGTTGATAAGGTTGCAGTTTCTTTAACACAGACGAGAAGTCTATTATTACAGAAAAGatgaaaacaaaaaataatcTATTATCTAAACATTGGACACCACTTAAAATGTAAAACACAAAGCAAAACAAAGTCTCATCTACTCCCCAATACCATCACTTTACAGTGATTCAAATCCAGAGACATTAACTGTCtagaattgtctttcactttgTTCTGGCTGATTTTCCCCAATTGTTACCTGTGAAGTCTGATAAGAGAAACTGGATCAGTTTGGATTATATTCAGTGGAGtttaggagagtgagggggatctcattgaaatctataaaatctaacaggactagacagggtaaacacaggaaatATGTTCCCAATGATGGGGCAGTCTAGAACCAGGAGTCATGATCTAATGATACAGGGCAGGCCAGTTcaaactgaggtgaggagaaatttcttcacctgaAGAATTATGAACCTGTGAAATTCTCAACCATACAAAGTCATTGGGACCAAATACTATTTTTTTAAGAAGGAGATATGTTTAGTTCtaagggctaaagggatcaggatatgggagaaagtgggaacaggggactgaggtgGATGATTGGCGGGCTCAGAGagctgaatagcctattcctgttcctagtttctgcatttctttaAACATTAATACTCATAAAACTTACATGTTAGACTTTTTCAACTTTTAAATAGCTTTTAAACAGATTTTTAGCCAAACACTCCTGGTCTGGAAATTAAATTTTCTGATTGATTTTActgctttctctgaactgttttacACTTTTCTTTAAAAGTGACCCCATCAGGTCTCCTCCAAATTGCCAAAATCTTTTAATCTCTTGGTTAACATAAGACAGGGGTAGGAGTAGGCAATTCTATAGCGTCATGTCTGATCTGCTCTaggcctcaactcctctttcatGCCAGTTCCTCATAGCCTTCAAATCCCGTTTCAAAAATCTACCACCCCCTTAAACCTCAGTGATCTTGCCTCCACTACTCTGTGGTACATCCACTACAACCAGGCAAATCGATTCCTTTGTATCTCAATTTTAAATAAGTGTCCCCTTATTTTgaaactatgtcctctagtttgaGATTCCTTCACTAGTGGGAATCTCTTCTCAACACCTACCCTATcgggcctcctcaaaaccttatgtttcctcattcttctaaactccaatgaataatgGCTTCACCTTTTTAGTTGTTCTTGCTAAGGCAACTCCTTCATCATAAAGATCAAGTCtgtacactgtgttccagatacagcctcaccaacaccttgtacagttgtaacaagTCTTCCTGGAAGTCTAACCCCCAGCAATAAAGGCCAAACTTCCTTTTGCCTTAACTGCTTTTTAAAGATAAACTCAACCCTGGGATTATTCTGAATCAAAAATGAGCTAATCACCCTCAATGTTTAGACTCACTTATAACCAACACAGTCAGACATCacttgacaccaggttatagttgaacaggtttatttgaaattgcaagctttcagagtgttgtcccttcatcaggtgaagtgagagagaagcaGACGCACATAATgtatgggcagagagatcaaaagatcatacaaatggtgtgaatGAAATGtcgaataataagtctctgcaggtgatcaaaagtgtcagatggtgtgagtaaagtgtcaacagctgaataacaagcaAAGGGATGACCTATGAACTgtttaaatgaggcagagagatgatTACAAAAATTTAgaaataaggtggtgctggagacaaaccgaatgactggaataacatgatagttAAAGAAGTCACTTactgagggtctaaccaaagtagtAATTATTCCAAAGCTGTACAAACGAATAtggtagagagatcataacaagttaTCAAGATGAttgtgtcaaaacaggacagcaAGGATGATTTTACAGAACAGTGTGGTAGGGTAAcatgtttgattagattccctacagtgtggaaacaggccctttggcccaacaagtctataccgaccctcagaagagtaacccacccagacccatttcactctgaatgatgcacctaacaggtaatttagcatggccaattcaccctaacctccacatctttggattgtgggaggaaacccatgcaaacacagggggaatgtgcaaactccacacagacagtcatcctaggctagaattgaacctggatccctggcactgaggcagcagtgcgaaaccacaaagccaccgtgccgccccacatGTACCCAAGGTCATGATTAGGGCTGTCTTCATGGGTATGGAACTTGATTATCAGTTTCTGCTAGGCAATTCTGCATTGTTGAGTATCTCGAAGGCTGCCTGGGAGGTTGCTTACCCAAAGAtcggaggctgaatgtccttgactgctgaagtgttgcCTGACTAGGGGGGAACACTTCTGTCTGGCGATTGTGCTTTCATCTGTTATCATAGCATCTGCATGGTCTCGCCAGTATTCCATgcttcagggcatccttgcctgcagcataggAGGTAGACAATATTGGCTGAGTCTCATGAGTATGTACCATGAACGCAGTGGGTGGTGCTCCCACGTGTGATAGTAGTATCTGTGTCGatgatctgacatgtcttgcagaagTTGCTAAGGCAGGGGTTGTATGGTGTGGTTGAtgctgtcctgaaggctgggGAGTTTGCTGCGAATGATGGTCTGTTTGGCGGTAGtttgaaggtgagaagtggaggtgtaggGATGATCTTGGTGAGATGCTCATCATCATCAACATGTTAAAGGCTACAAAGAAAATGACATTGTCCCTCCGCTCCAGGGATGTACTGGATGACAAAGGGTACTCTATTGGTTGTATCCTGTCTCTTGTCGTCTGAGGAGATTGTTGcagtttctcgctgtggcacgtCGCAACTCACAATCAATGAGTTGAGCGCCATTCTTATGAGGGCGTCCTTTGAAATCGTTAGGTGTCCGTCCCATTTCCCCTCACCTGAGCAGATCCGGAGTACACACAGGGCCTGTCTGTAGGGAGTGCTTCTTtaatatgtttagggtggaagttagagaagtgcatgatgtgaggttatccgtggccttgtggtagagtgaggtactgaggtgaccatccttgatggagataagTGTGTCTAagaatgagactgattctgaagAGTAGTTCATGGTAAGTCTGATGGTAGGATGCAAGTTGTTGATGTTGCTATGTAGTCATTTCAGCGTTTCCCTGCCAtgagtccagaggaagaaaatgttgatGTATCTGGTGTATAGCATTGGTCAGAGGTCCTGTGCAGTAAAGAGGTCTTGCGCAAACTTGTGCACAAAATGTTGGTCCCTGTGGCTACTCCATTTGCAGCTGTTGAAGGTGAAGATATTGTGATCGAGAATGAAGTGGATGAGTAGTAGGATAGTgcctggagattggcagttgttggtattgaCTACCGAGGCTGTTGCAGTGATTCCATCATCGTGTGGGGTGCTAGTGTAGAGTGCCGAAACCTCCATTGTGACAAAGAATGTTCCTGGCTGACTGGTTCTTGGTGCTGAGTTTCTTAAGAAATCTATAGTGTCGCAAGAGAAGCTGGGGGTTCcttgtacaatgggtttcaagatgccctcgacatagccagagaggttctcacacagggtccatTGCCAAATACGAGGGAACATccaggtgtgttggctttgtgtatcttcagAAAGCAGTAGAATTCTCCTATGTGAGAAGTACATGGGATGAGAGTACGTAGGATACTCAAAGTCTGGATCAAAGGACTTGTTGAGTTGACGCctgtgttctttggtcggatcgGCAGGTTGTTATCTGTAGTGTTTCTGGTTTTTCAGTTATTGGAATGCATCTTTGCAGTAGTCTCTTCTATTCTGTATGACAATGGCTTCTGCcttgctggtttgatgacaatgttgcaaTTGGTCTTGAGCATGGATGGCATTGCGTTGTGCTTGGGTGATGTTCTGCACAGCCTTGTGAGTGCAGCTGATGATTTGGATGTCAATGCATCGTTTGATGGCTCCAGCATACATGTTGAGCCTAGGACAGCATCTTCCAGAGGCGTCTAATATGACTCTTTGGTTGTTGCACCAAGGATCTCTCTGTCAACTGTTCCGGTTGTCTCATTGGGCTTACTGCCAAGATTCATGGAAGGATTCCCAGAGTCTTATTTGCCTGAAGAATTCCTCTGTGTCTACTGCGAGACCAATGGGTTCCATTTTGGTAGTAGGGCAGAAACTGAGCCCTCGGCTGAGAACCCTGGGTGAAGGGTGCGGTTAGACAAGTTGACAATGGTGACCCCTCCACACTTCTGAAAAATCTCCCTTGCTGTCGTGTTTTGATGTCGTCTTGATAACgtgttatgatctctctacatTCATTTGTTTGTACACTTTTGGATTACTTACTACTTTAGTTAGATCCTCGGCAAGTGACTCTTATAACTATCATGTTATTCCaatcatttggtttgtctccagcaccactttatttttaatttttgtaaTAATCTCTCTGCCTTATTTAATCGGATTATAAATTATTctttcagctgttgacacttcactcacactgtctgacacttttGGTCACCTGTAGACTTATTATTCAAAACTCCATTCACACCAtttcttttgatctctctgcctataaattctgtgtgtgtgcttctttctcacttcatctgatgaaggggcagtgctctgaaagcttgtaatttcaaataaacctattggacaataacctggtatcGTGAGacctctgactttgtccacccaagtccaacacagATACCTCCACATCAGAACCAACacagtatagattagattagattacttacagtgtggaaacaggcccttcggcccaacaagtccacactgacccgtcgaagcgtataccacccagacccatactcctacatttaccccttcacctaacactacagacaatttagcatggtcaattcacctaacctgcacatttttggattgtgggaggaaaccggaggaaacccacacagacacggggagaatgtgcaaactccacatggagagtcgcctgaggcgggaaacaATCTTCCAATGGTTCCCTACGCTCTGACACATATGGAGTTAGGTGACTGGTCTGAAAAGACTGTCTAAACTAGTCACTCTTTAAAAATGTATTTCATTAAAATGCCAATATTCTAAATCTCAAACTCAAAATGATATTAATACATAAACATATCAGGcatctttcaccacagtaaagtccatctctgcactccctctatggcaatATTATGTTTCCTGAAATAAGGAGACTAAATCTGCATTCAGTTTTCCCGGTCTAACCAAGCTTTCATAAAAGACCTCACCATCTtttactcaaatcctcttgcagtaTAGGCTCACATTCCGTTAGCTTTCTAGTTGCTCGCTGCATTTGCATGCTCGCCTTCACTGACTTATTCACGAGGTCATCTTTGTACATCTACGCTTTCCAATCTCTTACCATGTGTTTTTCCTaccaagtggataacctcacatttttccacagtaTATTTGATTTGCAATCTTGTGGCCCACTGACTAATCCTTTCTAAATTcttctgagagaaagtgaggactgcagatgctggagatcagagctgaaaatgtgttgctggaaaagcgcagcaggtcaggtagcatccaaggagcaggagaatcgacgtttcgggcatgaccccttcttcaggaagcttcTGAAGCTGCTctacatcttcctcacaacatACATATTCACACTTAGCTTTGTATAATTCGCAAATTTGTAAATATTGTTTTAATCCCCATGTCCAAATCAGTGgtatatattgtgaacagctaaggcccaagtactgatccttgtaGTAACTCACGAGTCACAGTCTACAAACGTGAGAAGGACCTACTTATTCCTACTTTGTTTTCTGGTTTTGGCCATTCATTAATCCATGACAGTACATTACCTCCTATGCcaattttaatttttgta
Above is a window of Chiloscyllium punctatum isolate Juve2018m chromosome 24, sChiPun1.3, whole genome shotgun sequence DNA encoding:
- the tpgs1 gene encoding tubulin polyglutamylase complex subunit 1 — encoded protein: MAAAAVSGRSGPHSRPPVPAALTSTLREALLKVLENRPEDPVCFLSEYFGNLSAASEGATEKPAPKQQQELVSRALRQLLLCHYSRPAFSRNLASAFQILSSPIGKKKKAGLKGRTYTELLRQICAGAQLSACSLIHKLQCWDHEAVPFGVFRHGVLTCLIFMEFVKISGRLFDVVADSDEADQTVCHVLLEALKDAVSIGDSSNSAGYLDAGSKLAPDQLGLAMERAVRLRKKESVTSISKEEFVLLTAPLFIEKVKPIS